The following proteins are encoded in a genomic region of Necator americanus strain Aroian chromosome II, whole genome shotgun sequence:
- a CDS encoding hypothetical protein (NECATOR_CHRII.G6030.T1): protein MGGWKLETGRFALMVGFPVVAFWLFNQPSLFKTFMKGYKVPDSREGDDAIAQWKKQLLAQKRKEEYENFLREQMAFEEARRLREQQTA, encoded by the exons ATGGGTGGGTGGAAGCTAGAGACTGGGCGATTTGCTCTGATGGTCGGATTTCCAGTTGTTGCGTTTTGGCTCTTCAATCAACCGTCGCTTTTTAAGACTTTT aTGAAGGGATACAAAGTCCCTGATAGTCGAGAAGGTGATGATGCTATAGCGCAATGGAAAAAGCAGCTTCTAGCTCAGAAAAGGAAGGAGGAGTACGAGAACTTTCTCCGTGAACAAATGGCATTCGAGGAGGCTCGTCGCCTTCGAGAGCAGCAAACTGCATAG
- a CDS encoding hypothetical protein (NECATOR_CHRII.G6025.T1): protein MSSAVKQNEDTVDEDATEMRFPKEFESQNCDALLTSEVFLLLEHRRQQNEAKDEIEDMSEVFIKTLNYARRLSRFKNRETIKAVRAIFSQKPLHKFEVAQIVNLCPETAEEAKALIPSLENKLEDDDLDEILRDLHSKKTFQ from the exons ATGTCTTCGGCAGTGAAGCAGAATGAGGATACTGTTGATGAGGATGCAACGGAAATGCGTTTTCCCAAGG AGTTTGAGTCGCAAAACTGTGACGCTCTCCTGACGTCGGAGGTATTCCTGTTACTAGAGCACCGGCGACAACAAAATGAAGCGAAAGATGAAATTGAAGATATGAGCGAG GTATTCATCAAGACGCTCAACTATGCACGACGTTTGTCGCGGTTTAAAAACCGCGAAACAATAAAAGCTGTTCGAGCTATATTCTCTCAGAAACCTTTGCACAAATTTGAAGTTGCGCAAATTGTTAACCTCTGTCCTGAAACCGCTGAAGAAGCTAAG GCGCTAATTCCATCGCTTGAAAATAAACTGGAGGACGACGACTTGGATGAAATTCTGAGAGATTTGCACAGCAAGAAAACGTTTCAATGA
- a CDS encoding hypothetical protein (NECATOR_CHRII.G6027.T2), producing MMEKNICYRQRKRKEVVYDDCVLEDSLSQSDWHIKEDPNVDYEMLLRGLRACAERVSKPRTTNLDRISKTTKELLGRRRALRLDPNASHIERQKKILEAAQRRTSLKKCCRDLREYNIPLAALLSEDGTRTSSRREMEIITERFYLNLFRSSTPVLNPIIPAGEAPPRILPSEKERISDQWKTSRTVLIHKKGDREDLRNYRPICVLSMLYKVITKIILTRISRTLDEAQPQEQAGFRQGFSYLDHTQAVSRVIEVCREYRLTLVLTFVDYEKAFNSV from the exons atgatggaaaagaacatctgctatcggcaacgaaagagaaaagaagtcgtctacgacgattgcgtactcgaggactccttgtcccaaagtgactggcacatcaaggaggacccaaacgtggactacgagatgctgctcagaggattacgagcctgtgctgaacgtgtctcgaagccgcgcacgacaaacttggatcgaatttcgaagaccaccaaggaattgttaggaagaagaagggcattgaggcttgatccgaatgcatcgcacattgagcg gcagaagaagattctggaagcagcacaaagaagaacgagtctaaagaagtgctgcagggatctccgcgaatataatattccgctagcagccttgctgagcgaagacgggactcgcacgtcttctcgtcgtgagatggaaatcattacggagaggttctacttgaaccttttccgttcatcaactcctgtgttaAACCCGATCATCCCcgctggcgaagctccaccacggattctcccttcggaa aaagaaagaatctcagaccagtggaagacctcgcgaaccgttcttatccataagaaaggtgaccgagaggaccttcggaactaccgtccgatatgcgtGCTAAGCatgttatacaaagtaatcaccaagatcatcctcacacgcatatctaggacgctggatgaagcccagcctcaagagcaagctggattccgccaagggttcagctacTTGGACCACACCCAggccgtgtcgagggtcatagaagtttgccgggaataccgcctgacccttgttctaaccttcgtcgactatgagaaagcctttaaCAGCGTATAa
- a CDS encoding hypothetical protein (NECATOR_CHRII.G6026.T1) translates to MSAETREEQLAEVEALKSVYDDSCVVTDYSPCISGRISVELEPLPEHVTVMAISGQGHNSADLTILPPVNLLFRLPEEYPMVSPDLEIECEWMNNTLISTVEQQLDEVCRENLGMGVLYFCCEAVVLIVKEAVRELKVISLDNTPYGRKYNLTGQQLLRRVKDSSERSEYLHFQSCCHDCEICCQNKIGLHCVQFQPCMHIFCKDCVSMFFSERLNNSEVKALGCPAADCHSIASQKIVRSIIGEDEFERYERILLDRALGQMADVVLCPRKTCQNPVMVSERTLNLGTCQMCGFSFCVLCFRAYHGVDGCNFKKIDKERILEEWNSADEKERVLMARKFGGLKNLQVAQDVIDSGPKRHTHDSQWRLRLRLCTYNARTVSTDADLHAVLGAAERIKFHLIALQKTKCRRGDVRQMNDGTLVIRGEKIPSQNVGGVGFVVHPSVVHLVDSREILLPRLAILRLRPPPKIHQYHQLLLTNISS, encoded by the exons ATGTCTGCGGAGACTCGGGAAGAACAACTTGCCGAAGTTGAAGCATTGAAAAGTGTGTACGATGACTCCTGTGTTGTCACTGATTATAGCCCTTGCATTAGCGGACGAATCTCAGTTGAGCTGGAGCCACTGCCGGAACACGTCACCGTGATGGCGATCTCAGGGCAAG GGCACAATTCGGCTGACTTGACCATCTTGCCACCTGTAAATCTCCTTTTTCGTCTTCCTGAGGAATATCCAATGGTCAGCCCAGATTTGGAGATAGAGTGCGAATGGATGAATAATACTCTG ATTTCAACCGTAGAGCAGCAACTTGACGAAGTTTGCCGTGAGAATCTTGGCATGGGAGTCCTTTATTTTTGCTGCGAAGCAGTGGTGCTGATAGTAAAAGAGGCCGTTCGTGAACTGAAAGTAATATCTCTAGATAATACTCCTTATGGGAGAAAATAT AACTTAACAGGTCAGCAACTGCTACGTCGAGTGAAAGATTCCAGCGAGCGATCAGAATACCTTCATTTCCAGTCCTGTTGTCACGACTGCGAG ATTTGctgtcaaaacaaaataggGCTCCACTGTGTGCAGTTTCAGCCatgcatgcatatattttgTAAGGACTGCGTTTCTATGTTCTTTTCGGAAAGGTTGAATAATTCAGAg GTGAAAGCTCTCGGATGTCCGGCTGCGGATTGTCACTCCATCGCTTCTCAGAAGATAGTGCGATCCATCATAGGAGAG GATGAGTTCGAGCGATACGAGCGCATTCTTCTTGATCGCGCGTTAGGCCAGATGGCTGATGTGGTGCTATGCCCCAGAAAGACATGCCAGAATCCTGTTATGGTTAGCGAAAG AACTCTCAACTTGGGCACTTGCCAAATGTGtggattttcattttgtgTGTTGTGTTTTCGGGCTTATCATGGAGTAGATGGAtgcaactttaaaaaaa TTGACAAGGAGCGTATACTCGAAGAGTGGAACTCAGCTGATGAGAAAGAGCGTGTGTTGATGGCTCGCAAGTTTGGAGGCTTGAAAAATTTACAG gttgctcaggacgtcattgattctggaccaaagCGACACACGCATGACTCGCAATGGAGACTCAGACTCAGACTGTGTACCTACAatgcgagaacagtgtccacagacgctgacctgcatgccgtTCTCGGAGCTGCGGaacgtatcaaatttcacttgattgctctgcagaagaccaagtgcagaaggggcgacgtacgacagatgaatgacggtacactcgtcattcgtggagagaagatTCCGTCGCAAAATGTAGgtggtgttggttttgttgtgcacccatctgtcgtccatcttgtcgattctcgcGAGATCCTGttacctcgtctggccattcttcgcctccgccctccgccaaaaatccatcagtatcatcaactgctactcaccaacatcagcagctga
- a CDS encoding hypothetical protein (NECATOR_CHRII.G6026.T2) — MSAETREEQLAEVEALKIELEPLPEHVTVMAISGQGHNSADLTILPPVNLLFRLPEEYPMVSPDLEIECEWMNNTLISTVEQQLDEVCRENLGMGVLYFCCEAVVLIVKEAVRELKVISLDNTPYGRKYNLTGQQLLRRVKDSSERSEYLHFQSCCHDCEICCQNKIGLHCVQFQPCMHIFCKDCVSMFFSERLNNSEVKALGCPAADCHSIASQKIVRSIIGEDEFERYERILLDRALGQMADVVLCPRKTCQNPVMVSERTLNLGTCQMCGFSFCVLCFRAYHGVDGCNFKKIDKERILEEWNSADEKERVLMARKFGGLKNLQVAQDVIDSGPKRHTHDSQWRLRLRLCTYNARTVSTDADLHAVLGAAERIKFHLIALQKTKCRRGDVRQMNDGTLVIRGEKIPSQNVGGVGFVVHPSVVHLVDSREILLPRLAILRLRPPPKIHQYHQLLLTNISS; from the exons ATGTCTGCGGAGACTCGGGAAGAACAACTTGCCGAAGTTGAAGCATTGAAAA TTGAGCTGGAGCCACTGCCGGAACACGTCACCGTGATGGCGATCTCAGGGCAAG GGCACAATTCGGCTGACTTGACCATCTTGCCACCTGTAAATCTCCTTTTTCGTCTTCCTGAGGAATATCCAATGGTCAGCCCAGATTTGGAGATAGAGTGCGAATGGATGAATAATACTCTG ATTTCAACCGTAGAGCAGCAACTTGACGAAGTTTGCCGTGAGAATCTTGGCATGGGAGTCCTTTATTTTTGCTGCGAAGCAGTGGTGCTGATAGTAAAAGAGGCCGTTCGTGAACTGAAAGTAATATCTCTAGATAATACTCCTTATGGGAGAAAATAT AACTTAACAGGTCAGCAACTGCTACGTCGAGTGAAAGATTCCAGCGAGCGATCAGAATACCTTCATTTCCAGTCCTGTTGTCACGACTGCGAG ATTTGctgtcaaaacaaaataggGCTCCACTGTGTGCAGTTTCAGCCatgcatgcatatattttgTAAGGACTGCGTTTCTATGTTCTTTTCGGAAAGGTTGAATAATTCAGAg GTGAAAGCTCTCGGATGTCCGGCTGCGGATTGTCACTCCATCGCTTCTCAGAAGATAGTGCGATCCATCATAGGAGAG GATGAGTTCGAGCGATACGAGCGCATTCTTCTTGATCGCGCGTTAGGCCAGATGGCTGATGTGGTGCTATGCCCCAGAAAGACATGCCAGAATCCTGTTATGGTTAGCGAAAG AACTCTCAACTTGGGCACTTGCCAAATGTGtggattttcattttgtgTGTTGTGTTTTCGGGCTTATCATGGAGTAGATGGAtgcaactttaaaaaaa TTGACAAGGAGCGTATACTCGAAGAGTGGAACTCAGCTGATGAGAAAGAGCGTGTGTTGATGGCTCGCAAGTTTGGAGGCTTGAAAAATTTACAG gttgctcaggacgtcattgattctggaccaaagCGACACACGCATGACTCGCAATGGAGACTCAGACTCAGACTGTGTACCTACAatgcgagaacagtgtccacagacgctgacctgcatgccgtTCTCGGAGCTGCGGaacgtatcaaatttcacttgattgctctgcagaagaccaagtgcagaaggggcgacgtacgacagatgaatgacggtacactcgtcattcgtggagagaagatTCCGTCGCAAAATGTAGgtggtgttggttttgttgtgcacccatctgtcgtccatcttgtcgattctcgcGAGATCCTGttacctcgtctggccattcttcgcctccgccctccgccaaaaatccatcagtatcatcaactgctactcaccaacatcagcagctga
- a CDS encoding hypothetical protein (NECATOR_CHRII.G6028.T2) yields the protein MLNELNEAGKRIGLRINRKKTQFMKIAYCENGGVQLEGSQIMETSSYVYLGRSMNMKNDLKEELNRRMRAAWAAFAAVREATDQMKDQDLRAYLFDSTVLPALCYAAETWADTAATSRKLLTTHRALERCLLKFNRRTQHLAGLRSSDLRGMSRLRDPAEYVSKAKH from the coding sequence atgctcaacgaattgaatgaagcagggaagagaataggactgcgaataaacagaaagaagacacaattCATGAAGATTGCCTACTGCGagaacggaggagtacaacttgaaggctcccaaatcatGGAAACTTcatcatacgtatacctcgggcgttctatgaacatgaaaaatgacttgaaggaagaactgaatagaagaatgagagcagcatgggcagcattcgcagccgtcagggaagctacggaccaaatgaaggaccaagatcttcgtgcctatctgttcgactcgacagttcttccagcgctctgttacgcagcggagacgtgggcagacaccgctgccacgtctaggaagctacttactacccacagagcccttgagagatgtcttctgaagtttaaccggcgcacacaacaccttgccggtcttcgtagctccgacttaagaggaatgtcccgtcttcgcgacccagcggaatatgtatcgaaagcaaaacattga
- a CDS encoding hypothetical protein (NECATOR_CHRII.G6033.T1), with protein sequence MMVLQEESETIVMLCNCIETGKNKCSPYWPDRVGDTKTFSGIEITNLQMRSMSSDEPSVVLSILSIRFTKLDGTPEIREVRHYQWLDWPDRGVPPVRLTSMELLSRIRGTKKPIIVHCSAGIGRTGTIVAIEYILERMQAGVECATMCDLLKELRNQRAYTIQNDLQYLYIHRVILCYFLEKHKSRYESILTEENKAKYAKFINDYNIATGTQ encoded by the exons ATGATGGTATTGCAGGAGGAGTCAGAAACCATTGTTATGCTCTGCAATTGCATTGAAACG ggtaaaaataaatgttcacCGTATTGGCCAGATCGCGTCGGAGATACAAAAACCTTTTCAGGAATAGAAATCACCAATCTTCAG ATGAGGTCAATGTCTTCCGATGAACCATCTGTCGTTCTCAGTATACTTAGTATAAGATTTACAAAACTTGATGGTACACCTGAAATACGGGAAGTTAGACACTACCAATGGTTGGATTGGCCAGACCGAGGAGTACCGCCGGTTCGGCTTACCAGTATG GAACTCCTGTCGCGGATTCGGGGAACAAAAAAGCCTATCATCGTACACTGTTCAGCAGGAATCGGTCGTACCGGAACAATTGTTGCCATTGAATATATACTAG AACGCATGCAAGCAGGAGTTGAATGTGCAACGATGTGTGATTTATTAAAAGAACTTAGAAATCAGCGTGCGTATACTATACAGAATGATTTG CAATACCTCTACATTCATCGTGTTATACTCTGTTATTTCctagaaaaacataaaagcaG ATATGAGTCCATTTTGACGGAAGAAAACAAGGCGAAGTATGCTAAATTCATCAACGACTATAACATTGCCACAGGAACGCAATAG
- a CDS encoding hypothetical protein (NECATOR_CHRII.G6028.T1): MKSLSWEERGIRVDGRFLSNLRFADDIILFSSSSYEAETMLNELNEAGKRIGLRINRKKTQFMKIAYCENGGVQLEGSQIMETSSYVYLGRSMNMKNDLKEELNRRMRAAWAAFAAVREATDQMKDQDLRAYLFDSTVLPALCYAAETWADTAATSRKLLTTHRALERCLLKFNRRTQHLAGLRSSDLRGMSRLRDPAEYVSKAKH, from the coding sequence atgaaatcactatcctgggaagaaaggggcatacgtgttgatggaagatttctttcgaaccttcgtttcgcggacgacatcattctcttttcgagcagtagctatgaagcagaaacgatgctcaacgaattgaatgaagcagggaagagaataggactgcgaataaacagaaagaagacacaattCATGAAGATTGCCTACTGCGagaacggaggagtacaacttgaaggctcccaaatcatGGAAACTTcatcatacgtatacctcgggcgttctatgaacatgaaaaatgacttgaaggaagaactgaatagaagaatgagagcagcatgggcagcattcgcagccgtcagggaagctacggaccaaatgaaggaccaagatcttcgtgcctatctgttcgactcgacagttcttccagcgctctgttacgcagcggagacgtgggcagacaccgctgccacgtctaggaagctacttactacccacagagcccttgagagatgtcttctgaagtttaaccggcgcacacaacaccttgccggtcttcgtagctccgacttaagaggaatgtcccgtcttcgcgacccagcggaatatgtatcgaaagcaaaacattga
- a CDS encoding hypothetical protein (NECATOR_CHRII.G6034.T1) — MSLETLEMLRQRGAARAAGNQELTSELARLCREAIKEDIKGRRAAVLVKAAEAEKTSAMSVETSPVARRG; from the coding sequence atgtctcttgaaactcttgagatgctacgccagcgtggagcagcacgagccgcagggaaccaagaactcacgtccgagctcgcaaggctttgcagagaggcgataaaggaagacatTAAAGGGAGAAGAGCAGCAGTGCTGGTtaaagctgcagaggcggaaAAAACATCCGCTATgtccgtcgagacttcgccagtcgcaagacgaggatga
- a CDS encoding hypothetical protein (NECATOR_CHRII.G6031.T1): protein MIRGRTQSSSDDDDEPSEATMQLNPKLIAQFRKAFPSRDESAKKVVPVATPSLVQISKRLTFDDSFSLPSMANPNVKILELKEEVDFLKRQLSVAENEIKRLKAVEMDGKDRTEKLHLEIVDLKKELIRKNRNTSLDEVKRELCDTICSRDEWRNACTRFYRYFQCAKARLLIAEDEMRSKGLLCDKIKLALTSAWASAEYNTEEIRREDLDEFLQKAASSLEELNNYAKKNRDEDDEIFGDASVEKDHFDVDKGCDLSATDTAMIAEGDHSIFSNMSESILNSTIANTSIDYEKDERIQRLELENSQLKDRLTILFDRAQKSMLMEEKKNSAEEKYHLLEKKMEEMLSEQNSFRSACVRKLFGVYDTASENRAAEIMKQIEELTAKSENLEEDLERARADAINAKNDVELLTKERDILLGRIDHLVATTDDLRKSLKCEKDTCFSVNKCLEEKTARIESLQLELKSVLSEKNSLDVQLSQAHEKLKQLELELRNAGGESTDAGDETQILHLRNNPLQCAVEELRGEVERGRLGKRKAGEVFLHDELSEIKRARDEHLHALEAQLKKSEREKKEATQLQVDLAKKYREISTTLTGYQIKMIDEGEGICYVNSVYDEMDKQFVFKYNAETGIVDLLDVDQDVLSQGRLWENEMQKYIGERHSIPAFLAAVTLQLEARRNLEDVERTDTFSLLHQD from the exons ATGATCCGAGGAAGAACACAGAGCAGCAGCGATGACGACGATGAACCTTCCGAAGCAACCATGCAGCTAAACCCTAAG TTGATCGCTCAATTCCGCAAAGCATTTCCTTCACGTGATGAGtcagcaaaaaaagttgttccgGTGGCTACCCCTTCTTTGGTGCAAATCTCGAAACGTCTGACATTTGATGACAGCTTTTCTTTACCATCTA TGGCAAATCCAAACGTAAAGATACTCGAGTTAAAAGAGGAGGTTGACTTTTTGAAACGGCAGTTATCAGTCGCAGAGAATGAAATAAAGCGACTGAAGGCAGTTGAGATG gatggCAAAGATCGCACTGAAAAACTTCATCTGGAGATTGTGGATCTGAAGAAGGAGCTGATTAGGAAGAACCGAAACACTTCATTGGATGAAGTGAAGCGCGAGCTCTGCGAT ACAATCTGTTCTCGTGACGAATGGCGCAATGCCTGTACGCGTTTCTACCGTTACTTTCAGTGTGCCAAAGCTAGACTTCTAATTGCCGAGGACGAAATGCGCTCAAAGGGACTACTCTGCGATAAAATAAAGCTGGCG TTGACATCGGCTTGGGCTTCAGCCGAGTATAACACTGAGGAGATTCGTAGAg AAGATCTTGATGAGTTCCTCCAGAAAGCAGCGTCTTCACTGGAGGAGTTGAATAACTACGCGAAGAAGAATAGAg ATGAGGATGACGAAATCTTTGGTGACGCTTCGGTAGAGAAAGACCACTTCGACGTTGATAAAGGGTGCGATCTCAGTGCAACTGATACAGCGATGATTGCAGAAG GTGACCATTCAATCTTCTCCAATATGAGCGAATCAATTCTAAATAGCACAATTGCGAACACTTCAATTGATTATGAGAAAGATGAACGCATTCAGCGCCTGGAACTGGAGAATAGCCAATTGAAGGACCGTTTGACTATTTTGTT CGACCGTGCCCAGAAAtcgatgttgatggaagagaaaaagaacagcGCTGAGGAGAAATATCATCTGCtggagaagaaaatggaagaaatgctG AGTGAACAAAACTCCTTTCGTTCCGCATGTGTGAGGAAATTATTCGGTGTCTACGACACAGCATCAGAAAATCGTGCTGCTGAAATAATGAAGCAAATAGAGGAGCTTACCGCAAA GtcagaaaatttggaagaggACCTGGAACGCGCACGTGCAGAtgcaataaatgcaaaaaatgatGTAGAGCTACTGACTAAGGAGCGGGATATTCTTCTAGGAAGAATAGACCATCT GGTTGCAACCACTGATGATCTCAGGAAATCCTTAAAATGCGAGAAAGACACGTGTTTTTCAGTAAACAAGTGTTTGGAAGAGAAAACGGCTAGGATAGAGTCTCTTCAGTTAGAACTTAAATCAGTATTGTCGGAGAAAAATTCATTAGATGTGCAACTTTCTCAG GcccatgaaaaattgaaacagtTGGAATTGGAGCTACGAAACGCCGGAGGAGAGAGTACCGATGCAGGAGATGAAACGCAGATTTTGCATTTACGAAACAATCCTCTGCAGTGTGCTGTAGAGGAGCTAAGGGGAGAAGTAGAGAGAGGACGTTTGGGGAAAAGAAAGGCG GGCGAAGTATTTTTACACGACGAATTATCAGAAATAAAACGTGCACGAGATGAGCACCTTCATGCTTTGGAAGCTCAGCTGAAGAAAAGTGAGCGGGAGAAGAAAGAAGCCACACAACTTCAAGTTGATTTAGCGAAGAAGTACAG GGAAATATCCACTACTTTGACGGGTTACCAAATAAAGATGATAGACGAAGGAGAAGGAATATGTTATGTGAATAGTGTGTACGACGAGATGGACAaacaatttgttttcaaa TACAACGCAGAAACAGGAATTGTAGATCTTCTTGATGTTGATCAGGATGTTCTTTCTCAAGGACGGCTATGGGAGAATGAAATGCAAAA GTACATCGGAGAACGGCATTCTATTCCCGCATTCCTTGCTGCCGTTACATTACAGCTGGAAGCTCGTCGTAATCTAGAAGATGTAGAACGTACCGATACCTTCAGCTTACTTCATCAAGATTAA
- a CDS encoding hypothetical protein (NECATOR_CHRII.G6029.T2): protein MYLPQTPPMRDEASPSLEGSIQIGQLGVQGRLCVCPDSSTDLGFGLNVSAAKLIDTLLNEGWIDGNSKPCPRCRVSIEKNEGCNKMQCSKCDAVFCWLCNKILDRNNPYGHFNEDGGTCVNRLFEGITTSDGEDEDGDINWVQFIHNSDDETDSELEFFVEEEDA, encoded by the exons ATGTATCTACCACAGACTCCTCCAATGAGAGATGAAGCGTCTCCCTCACTAGAAGGATCCATCCAGATTGGCCAGTTGGGGGTACAAGGACGGCTTTGTGTGTGCCCAGATTCATCGACAGATCTAGGGTTTGGTCTCAATGTTTCTGCAGCG aaacttATCGATACATTGCTTAACGAGGGTTGGATTGATGGGAACAGTAAGCCATGTCCAAGGTGTCGTGTCAGCATTGAG AAGAACGAGGGATGCAATAAAATGCAGTGCTCGAAATGTGACGCAGTATTTTGTTGGTTATGCAACAAAATACTCGATCGGAACAACCCTTATGGACATTTTAACGAAGATGGA GGAACCTGCGTGAATAGACTTTTCGAAGGAATCACTACCTCCGATGGAGAGGACGAAGATGGTGACATTAATTGGGTGCAATTCATACACAATAGCGATGATGAAACTGATAGCgaattagaatttttcgtTGAAGAGGAGGATGCTTAG
- a CDS encoding hypothetical protein (NECATOR_CHRII.G6032.T1), translating into MAESSRIFKRRLSQLLPMDSSSPHLPQQKYQFVWHPKQDRLLPAFDFPCFPSISSIFVLLVPLFRLRCCILPYYSCN; encoded by the exons ATGGCCGAAAGCAGCAGGATTTTTAAACGAAGGCTGAGTCAA CTTCTTCCGATGGACAGTTCATCTCCTCATCTTCCTCAGCAAAAATATCAGTTCGTATGGCATCCTAAGCAAGATCGCCTACTCCCTGCTTTCGATTTTCCCTGCTTTCCTTCGATTTCGTCTATATTTGTCCTTTTGGTGCCCTTGTTTCGTCTTCGGTGTTGTATTTTGCCTTATTATTCATGTAACTAG
- a CDS encoding hypothetical protein (NECATOR_CHRII.G6027.T1): MMEKNICYRQRKRKEVVYDDCVLEDSLSQSDWHIKEDPNVDYEMLLRGLRACAERVSKPRTTNLDRISKTTKELLGRRRALRLDPNASHIERLVTNTSCRKALQEDLLKYRQKKILEAAQRRTSLKKCCRDLREYNIPLAALLSEDGTRTSSRREMEIITERFYLNLFRSSTPVLNPIIPAGEAPPRILPSEVRVAIKSMKHSRLSSGWWPSASCNLSSAHDILTSERKNLRPVEDLANRSYP, from the coding sequence atgatggaaaagaacatctgctatcggcaacgaaagagaaaagaagtcgtctacgacgattgcgtactcgaggactccttgtcccaaagtgactggcacatcaaggaggacccaaacgtggactacgagatgctgctcagaggattacgagcctgtgctgaacgtgtctcgaagccgcgcacgacaaacttggatcgaatttcgaagaccaccaaggaattgttaggaagaagaagggcattgaggcttgatccgaatgcatcgcacattgagcggttagtaacaaacactagctgcagaaaagcgttgcaggaggatcttttgaaatacaggcagaagaagattctggaagcagcacaaagaagaacgagtctaaagaagtgctgcagggatctccgcgaatataatattccgctagcagccttgctgagcgaagacgggactcgcacgtcttctcgtcgtgagatggaaatcattacggagaggttctacttgaaccttttccgttcatcaactcctgtgttaAACCCGATCATCCCcgctggcgaagctccaccacggattctcccttcggaagtacgagtcgctatcaagagcatgaaacacagcagactttcttcgggctggtggccatccgcttcatgtaatcttagcagcgcacatgacatcctaacttcagaaagaaagaatctcagaccagtggaagacctcgcgaaccgttcttatccataa
- a CDS encoding hypothetical protein (NECATOR_CHRII.G6029.T1) produces MVMYLPQTPPMRDEASPSLEGSIQIGQLGKLIDTLLNEGWIDGNSKPCPRCRVSIEKNEGCNKMQCSKCDAVFCWLCNKILDRNNPYGHFNEDGGTCVNRLFEGITTSDGEDEDGDINWVQFIHNSDDETDSELEFFVEEEDA; encoded by the exons ATGGTTATGTATCTACCACAGACTCCTCCAATGAGAGATGAAGCGTCTCCCTCACTAGAAGGATCCATCCAGATTGGCCAGTTGGGG aaacttATCGATACATTGCTTAACGAGGGTTGGATTGATGGGAACAGTAAGCCATGTCCAAGGTGTCGTGTCAGCATTGAG AAGAACGAGGGATGCAATAAAATGCAGTGCTCGAAATGTGACGCAGTATTTTGTTGGTTATGCAACAAAATACTCGATCGGAACAACCCTTATGGACATTTTAACGAAGATGGA GGAACCTGCGTGAATAGACTTTTCGAAGGAATCACTACCTCCGATGGAGAGGACGAAGATGGTGACATTAATTGGGTGCAATTCATACACAATAGCGATGATGAAACTGATAGCgaattagaatttttcgtTGAAGAGGAGGATGCTTAG